The region GGGGCATGCTCAATCGGGTGTTCTGGTGGGGGCTGCTGGCGGTCGGCCTTGCGGCACCGTTGTTCGTCGGCGATTTCGCCGTGGTGGTGTTGACGGAGATCGCGATCCTGGCGCTGTTTGCCGCGAGCCTGCATTTCCTGCTCTGGGGCGGCGGGCTGATCACCTTCGGACATGCGGCCTATTTCGGGCTCGGCGCCTACGGGTCGGGGCTGGCCGTGTTCCATCTGTCACTCGGCATGGCACCCGCGCTGCTGCTGGCGCCGCTGGCGGGTGCCGCAGGTGCGCTGCTGTTCGGCTGGTTCTGCGTGCGCCTGTCGGGCATCTACATGGCGATGCTGACGCTCGCTTTCGCCCAGATCGCCTGGTCGGCGGCGTTCCAGTGGGTTGGTTTCACGGGTGGCGACAACGGCATTCTCGGGGTCTGGCCGAGCGCATGGGCGTCGGACCCGTTTGTCTTCTACTATCTGGCATTTGCGGTCTGCGCGGCGGTCATCTGGGGGCTGCGCCACGCGGTCTTCAGCCCATTCGGTTACACGTTGCGCGCGACGAGGGACTCGGCGATGCGCGCGGCGGCGATCGGGGTGGACGTGACCCGGCACCGCTGGCTCGCCTTCATCCTTGCCGGGGCGGCCGCCGGGGTCGCGGGCGGCTTCTTCGCGTTCGCCAAGGGCAGCGTGTTTCCCGAGGTGCTGTTCGTTTCCACCTCGGTGGACGGGTTGGTGATGGTGCTGCTCGGCGGGTTGCAATCGCTGGCGGGACCCATCCTGGGCGCTGTCGTGTTCACGGAGATCGAGACCGAACTGACCCGGCTAACCGAGCTCTGGCAGCTGTTCCTCGGCCTCTTGATCATCGCCCTCGTGGTCGTGTTGCCGCACGGGCTGGTGGGGTTATCCTCGCTGCTGAAGCGGGGTCGGCCATGAGCGTTCTGGCGGTCGAGAATCTATCGAAGGCGTTCGGCGGTGTGCAGGCTGTGGCCGCGGTTTCGTTCGCGGTCGCCCCCGGCGAACGGGTCGCGCTGATCGGCCCCAACGGGGCGGGCAAGACGACCCTGTTCAACTGCGTCAACGGGCAGCTGCGCCCGGACGCGGGCCGGATCGCGATTTCCGGACGCGACGTCACGGGGCAGGCGCCTCACCGGATCTGGTCCCATGGCGTGGGACGCACATTCCAGATCACGGCAACATTCGCCAGCATGACGGTCACCGAGAATATTCAGGTGGCGCTCGGATCCGCGAACGGCGCGGCGACCGGGCTCGGCCGCCGGCTTGGCGCGCGCTATCGCGCACCGGCCGAAGCGCTGGTCGAACGGGTGGGGCTTGCCGCCCGGGCGCGTGACCCGGCCGCCAAACTTCCCTATGGCGATCTCAAGCGGCTGGAGCTCG is a window of Alphaproteobacteria bacterium DNA encoding:
- a CDS encoding ABC transporter permease; amino-acid sequence: MSFIVVQAITGLASAASLFLIAVGLSIVFGVTRVVNFAHGSLYMLGAYLAFSFTAAIGDTFVGYLAAILLAALVVGGLGAVMETSLLRRIYRAPELFQLLATFGVVLVVQDVTRLIWGADDRFAPRMPGLDGAVDILGHAVPEYDLFLIAVAFAVLGGLWLLFRRTRFGVLVRAATEDREMVAALGIDQRWLFTAAFVLGAALAGLGGALQIPRQAASLSMDLNIIVDAFVVVVVGGMGSIMGAFVAAVLISELLAFGVVIFPEITLVLIFAVMAVTLVLKPSGLFGRPEFATEEDRRNPDPLLRAGGMLNRVFWWGLLAVGLAAPLFVGDFAVVVLTEIAILALFAASLHFLLWGGGLITFGHAAYFGLGAYGSGLAVFHLSLGMAPALLLAPLAGAAGALLFGWFCVRLSGIYMAMLTLAFAQIAWSAAFQWVGFTGGDNGILGVWPSAWASDPFVFYYLAFAVCAAVIWGLRHAVFSPFGYTLRATRDSAMRAAAIGVDVTRHRWLAFILAGAAAGVAGGFFAFAKGSVFPEVLFVSTSVDGLVMVLLGGLQSLAGPILGAVVFTEIETELTRLTELWQLFLGLLIIALVVVLPHGLVGLSSLLKRGRP
- a CDS encoding ABC transporter ATP-binding protein gives rise to the protein MSVLAVENLSKAFGGVQAVAAVSFAVAPGERVALIGPNGAGKTTLFNCVNGQLRPDAGRIAISGRDVTGQAPHRIWSHGVGRTFQITATFASMTVTENIQVALGSANGAATGLGRRLGARYRAPAEALVERVGLAARARDPAAKLPYGDLKRLELAVAMTNDPSLLLMDEPTAGMAADARGGMMDLVDVMVAERGVAVLFTEHDMDVVFGHADRVIVLDRGRVIAEGTPDEIRADATVQAVYLGSFDEAAV